The DNA window TAGTCTATCTGACTTACATGGGTTTGTCTAggtaatttaatttgcatttaatctGTTAACGCTGGCATCTACAGCCCATAAAAGTGTTAggctgaattttcattttttagtgttttctttgtttatgtGACTTATGTTTGTTTGTGAATTTTGCAGGCTTGTTTTGTCTGTGAAATCAGGATGCTGATGCTTTGTTTTTGAGACCTAGAGACTAAAGGTCCTAAGTGAAAACTAAgaagaataaaactgaaaagtAATCAAGAACTGAATTTGAGTTTGGGAATTGAATTGCTTTGCAAACGTAAATCAAATTATCTGAAGTGTTTCCATCACAAAAGCTTGAATCCTGCTGACATGCTTTCTACTATGGAACTCTCTTAAACTCAGTCATCGGATTTGAATGCAtgtgaagtttttttgttttttatctttttctttccaaggtCATTATTGAGCCATCATGTTTatcaatttcttttttcaggcTTTCATCAGACCTTTTAGAGAACATCATATTGACCCCACAGCAATTACCAGACATGATTTTATAGAGACCAATGGAGACAACTGCTTTATGACGCTAGTCCCGTTGGCAAACATGGCAtacaaatttgtttcattttccccAGGTAAGCTGTTACTTCTGACTTACGTggatttagcattttttttagtatttgaagAACGTTTGTCTGTGTGAAGCTAGGAGAAATCAGTGGATGCGAGATGACCAGTAATAGGTGTTGGAAGCATGATGctcctgggaggagggagggaagctttTTTACCTTGAAGGCTGGGCAACTAGAAGGTGAGAGCGCTGTATTCCGTAGCTCAACAGAGAATCTGCGGCTGAAGGCTTGCAAGGAAGCATTAGACGTTACAGTAAATACTCTTTTTATAAGAGGGATCAAACTGTGTGCATATAGGGAAACTCATTGTTCTGAAGTGTATAAACATGCTTCATCTCTGTGTAAACGTGCTTTATTTGCAAACTAGAAGTGCAAGAATTAAAGGATTAATTTAACTTTATGGATGGTAAACTCAGACTTTAACTTCCTGTTTATGGCAAGTTGTCAGACGTTGGCACTTACCAGCCTGTCTTGTGACATTCTGGAATTGCTTATGGCTCACCGGCTCTTGTGACActtctgccaaagcagcttcGTTGAGGCCATTGTTAGTTCGTGCAGCACCAGGCAGCTCTGTCTGGGCAAGACATCATTTTCCTAGTAGAAATTTACCTTTTCATAAATGGTATTTAAAGATACGCATCTTGTTTTGCAGAGGCATTATATGAAACGTGTCCTTGGGAGTGTTATGTCTTTGCCCTTATCATCTTCATAACCATGACGAACCAGATTCACAAGTGGTCTCACACGTACTTTGGTCTTCCACGCTGGGTCATATTTCTACAGGACTGGCATGTTATCCTGCCACGGAAGCATCACAGGATCCATCATGTATCTCCACACGAGACGTACTTCTGCATTACAACTGGTACTGCCATCTGGTTCATACCGCAAGCTCTCTGGAGTAGTCTGGTGCAATTCACCTGGCAAGATGTAATTTAGTGACAGCCTGTTAAATACCTAGAAAATGACACAGTGAAGTTACTGTGCTCTTAGCTGCACAAGCTCTTGCAAAACTATAGTTGACTTtgttgtgtgtttaaaaaaaaaaaaaaaaaaaccaccatgggGGGAAGATTTGTGATTGGCTAAAAGATAACTTTCAGCCTGACAAGGGTACTCGGTGGTACTGAAATCTGGTTGCATGGTATCTTGGTAATCTCATGCTAGTAATGGATTTTGTTCGTTGAAGTCTTAGAGCTGCTGTTCCCTCAAAAGAGCACATCGTCTGCAAGTGCAGCTTACCTGGAATGCTCATTTCTAAAGCAAGGCTTCTGGATTTTCAGCATACACTCATTCAGATTTGGAGCAGAGGAGTGGGCAGGTTTGCAGAAAACTGGCCTTAGGTTCCCGTTATTTCTATATTCAATGTTATGCCCACTGTACAGGTGGGTCTACTCCATCACCAGTGTTGCACAATCCTGAATAAGATATCAAGTTAATCAGCTGGAAATAAACCACTCCGGTTCTTCATTCTGTCATTGATTTGACAAACAGTTTATGTCGGTTTTGAAATCTCTGCCAAGAAACAGATCTAGTTCTCATGACACCAGAATGTCATGTAAAAACGCAGTACAATTAAGAAGCCTGACTTGACAGATGATAGCAAAAGTCTTGCCACTCTAAGAGCTTTTTTGAGTCCTACTACATCCTGAAAGTTTAAACCTGGCCATTATTAGCAGTCTTGAgctagttgcttttttttttctcatttaaaaaaaaaaaaagagcatgtgcTTCTGTTCACTCCATGCTTTCTGTAAGTCCTCCTGCCATACTGGTCTGACATAACGCAGCATGGTAGATTGTATACATGGATTTTCCAGTGGAGCAAAGTGTTTCTGCAGCCCTAATTCTTTTTCTACTAGGCTAGAAGTGAGGAGGAGGACAGAAATACGCAATCAATGCGCTATTTACAAGGGGGCTTTACTGAGTAAAATAGGATTAGTTATTGTAATGCACTTGTTGGTCACTTGACTTAAGAGTCAAGTCCAAGTCCAGAGAGTATACTTGGTTTCAGAGCTGACCTGCATACGTAAAGGTCTGCCACTGTCTCATTGCCAGGGAAGGTGTCAGATAATGGCGCTTTCTGGCATTCCCAGTGTTAAAGCTTTCACACTGACAGTTTAAGCACCAGGAAGGAGTTGTCCATTCCTTGAGGGGCGAAGGCTGTGTTAATGAGAATTGCGTGGGCTGACTTCCTAAAGAGCATCACCATAGAGTGAGCTGAGTGGAGCTGCAGGATCGCAGGTGAGCTAGGAAAGGTCATGTCCCACTACAGAAGGTGGCTGAAACGGTGTCTGTTTTGATAGATCGTTAAAGCTGTAGTTATGTCTGATTAGGAACAATCTAGCTCTCTAGAAATGTGGTATTTTTCAGCAGTGAATATCCTgaacattcttttccttttagtATTTCTGTCCCATAATAGCTATACACATAGTCTAAGACATCACCGGCAAGAACggttgttttcctcctgctggctGTGTCACCGCTGTAGGCACGGTACTTGGAGCTATTCTGCATTTTAGCTCTTTCCTCTAACATGAACTGCTGCTGCTAGCGCACTGTTTCCATTGTGGTAACGACTTCTTCATTCCTGcctctcctttgcttttgttctcttaCACTTGGTTCCCTTTTCCAGAAATGTCCATGGAGTAAAGCGTAGCAGGTGTGCTTCAGAACAGTACTGCAAGTGTAACCCTCTGTACATCCATCTCTTCCTGCTTGTAGGAAAACTTCTACAGGGAAATGACATTTCCTGGTGctgatttcttttggttttcctaGTTTTACAATATTTGATAAAACAGAAGCCTGAAGTTACTATAAAATACATTGTAATACAACCCTGTGCACTCTCCTGTCAGTTACATGTAGTTAGTTTGGCATCGAAATACAGTTACAGAAAATCAAGTTAATGTACTAATTAATAGCCTGAGAGCGAGACATAAAGCCCTTCTGAATTCAGGGTGAGGCCTATTAAGCTTGTGTGAGCTCCAGCCGAGCAGCCTGTACGGTGCAACACTTCTACAAAGCATTCAAAATACCCTAAACCCATAGGCTAGGAAAGATGCATTAAACTCCTGTTGCATTAGAACGCGATGGCACTTGTTGCCGTTTTTACATAAAATGGTAAAAGCCCGTCCCATATCAACCTGTTACAGCCTTTCTGGTTCCTTGGAAGCAGAGGTGCTCCGCCTGCTGCTGCGCGTTTGGGAgcgtgctgctgcctgagctgcccTTTTCAGCCAGGAAGCCTCCAGCGTCAGCCGCTGTTAATGCAGCATGGTACTACAACGAGATTTCTCCATCGCAAGCTTCGTTAGCAATCAGCTATGCAAACTTTAATTTTGCCCAGGGAAAGCATAATACATTTAAGtaccttaaaaatgaaaactgatgttGGAACTATCTAAACTTGAGGCTTTAAGAAAAAACTTTGTGTAGTTTGCTGAGCCTTAGTTAGTGGTGTTTAGATCCCAAacagaaatcttcatttttattttttttaaatttctttttctctagaaacCGTGTCATTAATAATGTATCTGAGATTTCAGAGCCATGTTGTGTGTATTTACTTTCCTGCTGTACTACCTAAtgagaaacacagggaaaagcCCAGCGGGCTTTGTTGATGGGGAATATAGCTGATATTGTTGGGCTggcacttttgtttgtttgcttaaattCCAATACTAAATCTAAGGCGCTACTAATACAAATGTCTTGCTTCTAATACAAGACATTGAACCTGGTGGTCCCTTTTCTGATAGCTTTGCGATGGCCATAGAGTATTCCACCTCTGAACTCCCCTTACATTTGCCTTGTGTATAATTTAAAGAATGTTATTAAATAAACATTGCAAGACATGGAACTTTGGATGCTATGACAAactaatgcattttttcctttgcaatccCTTAGGTTGGCTGAACTATCCACTAGAGAAGATAAGATTCTGGAGGTGTTTGGAGAACATTATCCAAGCAGTTACTGGGGAGAAGCCAAGAGCAGATGACATGAAATGGGCtcagaaaattaaataacttttgcCAGCCTTCTGCAATCCTTAACTTGTTGCCAatgttggttttttaaaaacaaaaaaaaaaaaagaaaaaaaaaaaaagaaaaaagccatcaGCCAAATTCAAGACCTGCAAAGAAATAACAGACTCTAAAGCACAAACTAAAAAGTGCTAACACAGACTGTAATGAAAAGAACTAATTCTTAAAACAATACTTGAAATGAAGATGATTACTCTTACTGAGCACCTTTTCATTTAGCTTACATCTACGTCTGCTTACATCTTAGAAAATACTTCATCACGGTATCTCAGAAGGCTATCGGGCAAGCCAGAAGGCAGGACAGTCACTCCATTGGTACATGGTGGCATAGTAAACATGTGTTGTATCAACATTatttaacacttcaaaaataGCTTGTTGCCTAAGACCTATAGGGAGAATGGTGACAACAGTTTGTCACTTCATGTTTTAGCCCAAATGCACGGCATGAAAACAGAGTGTCAAAGTAATGGAAGCCTATAAAATCATCACTGTTCAATGCACTTAGTGATTGATAAACTTACAGCTCTATCTTCTCTATCATGTTAAATCTAATTGGTGTAATGTGAAACAGACTTCGAGAATCCTACTCCAGCAGTGGGACATGAATCCTCAAGTGTCTTCAgtttcccattaaaataaaattattctactCTCTACATGGAATTGAGCAAACCGTTTCTGCACAAGCCTTCAACTTAACAAGCCTCTGAGGAGAGGGAGGGCACCCAGTACAACACATGCTCGCGTTTGCTCATGCGGAGTGCACACTGATGAGTCTTCTATTAAGTGTTTCCTACCCCgacaataaatgtttaaaatagttCTAGCATTGGGCACATTGCAAATAGCTGTATTCAAGAGCTCAAGGTATCAAACTTGTAATGTTAGAAGGGAAATGTCAATGACTGGTGTTACGTtcggttttgtgttttttttttttaaggtgcttgCTTGTTTCTGTAAATAATATAAAGCCTTAATCTCTTCTGGTGTAatggaataatattttaatgtgaTGTTTGAatgtatataatatatttataacaAAGCAGTTGGATAATACTAATCATGTTTGTTAAGTCTTGTTGCTGTTCTTCATTCGTGCATTATCAGCACTTGGTCCAAGAACTCGGTCACTGGCTGCAAAATGCTTCCCACTGTTCCCGACACCTGAAACACGTTGCAGCCTGTTGAGCCTTGTTTAGGTTGAAGTGATCAATTGTTCCAGTATCAGCGTGGCACTATATCACGCCAGACCTCAGCACCTTTCAGGAAGTGCAAGCAGTTCTGCTGTGGATGCTGAGGTTTAATTCTGCTGCACTGGGGGAGTGAAGTTTCCCTAAGGACATCCAACAGGCCCTTTATCAAGTTAACATGATTTGGGTCTTGTTTAATTCTTTCCTAAGTGCCAGTGTACTGATGGTCAAATCTaaaactgttttcccttccctaGTTGTACATTGTGTTGGATTCGAACTGTCTTTTTCTGAAGACCACAGTAAGGTGTTTTTAAGTCAGAGGTTTAGACTGACCTTGATCTCAACTTCTTCAGATATGATGGACCATGGCTTCTGGAAGGGTTGCGACTTGGCAGTTCTTCAGTGGAAACTGCCGAATGTAGATGTGTCTGAGCTGAGTTCTGCAGCTTAAAATCGCAGGTGGTACCTTGGTTACGAAATATTTAATGCGTTTAAATGATTCAGACCCTTGGAGAACTTTATACTATTACATGAAACTATGGTCTGTTCCAGTTGTCACAGATAATATCAGGTCTCTGTGTAGCTTTGACGGTAAAGAATGCTTCCACTTTAGTAGGAGCCTCAAAATGCCTTTAGTTGCAattggaggaaggaggaggagtaCTCCTTTAATGCTGTTATTGTGGAAGATGGGTGTGTGATTTCATACTATCTCTGGTGAAAAGAGaggtttttcccctctttctcccaCCCATGCCATCAAAAGCCTGGGCAAAGAAGGCCGTGTGTAAGAACAGGCCGTGTGTAAGAACACACCACGTGTAGTAACACAGAGCactgtggggagcagcaggaggtcGCAGGCTTAGTTAGGGAAGATCATTGCGAACTGGCAAGTTCTTTGTTAATTATTGCCTACTTCTCCCAGATCTGTGTGTTTAAGAGGTGTTATTCTGCGCCAAACCTGTTGGCTCAGTGTTCTTCCTAGATGTGGTTTTATCTCTACTTGTTTTAATTTCCAGGCACAGACTGTTTGGCTTTATGTTAAAAAATGGGGATGTGAATATAAATTTAGGTGGGAAGAAAGGTAACTTCTGCTATAGTGGAAGTCAGTGTGGCAATCATTACTCTGAATCACTGCAGTTAGATCTGTTAATAGTTGCTATTTGTGGTGCAAACTTACCTTAAATTTCTTTGGCGTGACAGGTATTGAACAGAATATATGCTGAATGCGGGTGAGGTGAGGATGCAAGCTACCCTGTATCCAGAGCAAAGAatgcttctccttcttcttctccccttccAATGTGAGTGTCCTGTGGTTTTAGAGGTGTAGGAACACTTAGGAAACAGCGTTTATTGCTGTGAGTGCGACAAACTGTGGTAGTTATTTCTGTCATCTTGGCAAAAGCTCAGATTCATGCCTGCTTCTACCTTGGGACTCCTATAATCCATAGTCCAACAGATTTGTCGTCCTTGGTGATCTGTCCCTCCTGCCTTCatccctttcttcccctttccctcaccTTTGACTCCAGTTTGAGTTAAGTAAACCAGGGTCAAAGCCCAGTACAGAACTGGGTGGATGCTCAGGACTCCTGTGTAAAACAGCCTTAAGCACGGAGTCCTTTGAGAGCTCATCTCCTCCTGCAAATTTAAATGCCAAGTGAAAGCAGTGGTGCAGCGTATATAACAGATGGATTCGAAGCACATAAATCATTAGAATTTGTATTTCATGAGTGCTATTAAAGGCAAGTGCTGTTGCCCAAACCTCTCAGCCACTTGATCTGTAGTCTTACTGGAAACAAATCTGAGCTACTAGTACTGGTGGCTGCTGGGGCTATCTGTCTGGTAATCTTGCTTAATTATGTGAAATGGGGACAGCAGTTAATCTCTGGATGCTGTTTTACATGCTGATGCTGTGCTCGACTTGCGAGGCAGCTCTCGCTCAGAGTCACTCAAGGCGTCCGAAGTGACTGGCATCTCCTGGTGTCCCGCATTCATGTCACTGTTCATAAGGCAATGTCGAGGGGTGCAGCCTGTGGGCAAGTTTTGGTTTTGTAATCCTTCATTTTTCCCTCCCTACTGTGAGTTGAGGAGTATCTTAAAGCTTCCTACTCCTTGGCGGTGGGTTAATGGATACCTGTATGAATGGGCTTGGTCTTCAGTCTTCAGTTGGTTTCTGGAAACTGTTCCACCAATTTAAAGTAGTGGATGCTTCTGTAAAATCAATATGGCAATTCTGGAGCAAAAGGCTACATGAATCCTTCTTAACAGATGTAAATCTGGCTTAAGATAAATTTGTCTTAAGTTGATTAGGAACAGATTAGAGCTAAAGCAGAATAAGGCACTCCTTTTAAAGTCCACAGAGATAGCCTGCATTTCAGTTTaactaaatgcttttaaaagctatttGATTTCAGTCTCTCTTATCCACAGAAAGACGTGGTCAGTCTCCTGCTCCCTGGACCTTCAGGAGAAGGTCTTTCAGGCCAAGACTTCTGCCAAGTCTGTATTTGCCCTCTAACGAGCCGGCTCCTCGTGGTCACGCAGGGGCCTTGCAGGAGCAGATCTATTTCTTTACCTGTGTCTGTGCGTTGCAGAGGTCCTACAAGCAGAGCTGTTTGGGGACTCGTCTGCCAGGGGAAGCATTGCACTGTGGTAAACTGAGGAAAATTTCTGCAAAGCGCCTTAAAATCCCGCTCAGCCTTTTCTTGAGGCAGTCTTTGGGACAGCCTGATGGGCttgggtttggtgtttgcttgGAAGTTCCCATGGACGCATGTCAAACCGCTCAGCTTTCTGTGTCTCTCAGCTTctccaattttgttttgttttgctgctggatCAAGTTATCTGTGTTCTCTCCGCTCATCTGCAGCCTGGACCTCTCTGTTGCCTCTGTGAAACACTGGGGACAAACGAGGAGGATCCCTGCTCAGAGCTGGCGTTTGCTGGACCAAACGTGAGGAGAAAAGGCAGTTCTCTTCAAGCCAGCCTACAGACCACGAGTGCATCGACAGAAGCGTGTCTTTCTGGCACGTTTCTGTTCTAcgctatttaaaaaagaaaaaaaaaaaaagctcaaggaCTGGTTTGACTCACGGCTGTTTGCGCAAGCCAGCAGGGCCAGCGCCAGCAGACTTGCCTCCATGAGATAGGGCCAAAGGAGGAGGTTGTGGCTCAGGTGCGGTGCCTGTCTCTCCGTCTGCAGTGACTAGCAGCGGGGCTAAAAAGCGGAAGGTTGGCGGGGGCTTTAGCTGATCGCCTACCTCGCCCCCCAAAGCTACCGCTTACCCTGCCGGGGCGAGAGGCTGCTCGGTGCCAGCCCTGGTTATGCCATGGTTATCTCGGGCCGCTCCCGCAGGGTGCAGGTTTGCGGAGCTCGTGTGCCACCTAGCTGCTCCGCGGGCTCTCCAGCCATCGTGGCCGAAACGCGCTCTTGCAATTAAACAAAATCCAGCCAGTAACAAAAACGTTGCTATTTTAACGTCGCCTCAAAGAATGGCTGATAGACCCAGTGCCTTGGCTCTGTTTGCTGCTAAAAGATGAGTTGGCTGAACTGAGTAAAAATGCGATGGGTCTCCAAAACGTTTTGCTGTGTAATCGTTCCTGCAAATTTTCGTATGATGGCTTGGGGCACAGGTTTTTTAGAATTTGTGTTGCAAGACAAAGCAGAGCCCATCCAAAGACAATCCAGTCCCTCCTTATTTTTTATCCTTTGTTGTTCCTGTATTAACTGGAGAGGGACAAGGGAAGATGCGCTGTTGGTTAAAACACGCCATTGTCCATCTTCCCGGTGTTCCTGTGTCTCTTCTGGATTCATATCAGCTACTTTAggcctgaaaatatattttattgccACGTAGCAGCCAGCAGCAACCTCCTGAAACACAGTAAGTGCCATGTGGAGGCGCTTCAAGCCCTCTGCTGCCAAGGGAGGGTGTCCCCAACCCCTCAGCCCCTCTGTGTCCTGGTCTGTCACCCCACCAGCCTGAGGTCCCTTACGCTGCCTGTTTGCGTGTCCCTGCACACCATGGCGGGCCGTGCAATGCTGGGGCGGTGATTTCTGTACGTCTGGCAGTTTTGGAGGGGGACAGGCAAGAGGTGGCAGGAAATCGCCCAGCTcggccccagcgctgcccacACTGAGTATTGCAGAAGAGGTTGAGGGGATGCAAAGGCATAAACAGTGTCAGGTTATTACAAAGTGACTATGGCTATTCATAAAGCAGCAGGAGAGCTAATGCTGCTCGTCTTCTGGCTATAGCGAACGTACTTCGccaattattaatattaattgcATTTGAGTTTTATGGGCTGTTAAATGCTTGAGAGCGTGCTGGTGTTTCAGAGCTCCCCGGGGAGCTCGCTGGGGTAGATTTCCCCGGGGCTGCCTGCCGGAGCGGAGCAGGGGCAGCCGCACGGAGCAGCGGATCGTCCCCTCTCTGGCAGCCCCCGTCCAACCCCCCCGGGACTCTGCCCCCTAACCTCCGGGGGCGAGCCCGCCCGCGCGACGCAGCTCGGGGGACACGCTGCGTGCACCACAGAGCTCTCCCTCCCGCCTCCCTTTTAGCGCGCCCGCCCGCGCCACGCCCTCACAGCCGCACTTCCCGCGTTGCGTTGACGTGGTGCGAAGGGGCGGGGCTCCGGCGGCAGCGGCGCAAGATGGCGGCCACCACGGGTGCGGGTGAGCGGGCGGTGGGCCGGCGGGGTGCCGGGACGGGGAGGGCCGGACCGGGCCGCTCCTCGGCGCGGGGCACCCAcggcccccgcgggcggcggcgcggcgggctgCCGGGCGGCCCGGCTGGGTGTGTCGGGGCtggaggggcggcggcgggcgctagGCCGGGAGGCgccgggcgggggagggggcggcggcggcggcggggccgggccgagggGCGCGGCCCGCAGGGGGGCTCTGCGGCCGGCCGGGGCTGTGAGGGCGGTGGTGGAGCCGGTCCTCGCCGCTTCGCCGAGGTTCCCTGGCGGGTGCGGCCGGCGCCTCCCCCGGGGGCTGACGGGGCCTGGCGGTGggagcggccccggcggggcgagcgcggtgcggggccgggaggggtgcgcggggcccggccgggctcTGCGGGaaggccgccgccgcctctctcCGCGGGCCGGCACTGGGACGCGGCGCTGTCCAGGCGCAACTGGGCCGGCCGGGGTGTCGCGGCCAGGACCCACtgccggggccggccgggcccgcAGCCGTCGGTACGAGCCTGCGGCGAGGTACGGGCCTGAGGTACGGGCCTGGGGGAGCAGCGCCCGGCCGCTGGCCGCCGCCCGAGACCCTCAGAGCCGCCGTGCGGGCGTTTTAGTTAACCTGCTCCTCTTCTGGCAAGCTCCGTGTGGTCAGGGCTGACCCGCGGTTCTCCGGTCTTTGTAGTCACCGAGCCATGGCTACAGCTACGTGGGTGAAATTAgatgctttaaaatttttttttcactaatcaCATCTTCCTGTTACATCAGAAGGATGTAACTTCCTTATCAGGATGTGTATGCTTCAAGAAGTTggtgtatttctttcctttaaaatgtgCTCCTCGCCTGCTTTGAGTAGTTAAACAAATTCTATCCTTGCATTTGTCATTACacatgaaacaaaaatactgcaactacattttgaatgtttttttttctgctgacatccTCTAATGAACTTAGACAGTTCAAATAAATTAGTTTCACTTCTGTTTAGCCggtttaattttcctgttttcataacTCCATATAGGGACTGTAATACTTGTTTTCAGATTGCTTCCTTTGAAGTTTAAATATGAGATTACCAGAAGACTGCTCttgaaaatgcagcaaaaatattttgtaattctttttttacaGACAGGTCTCTATTGATCACCACTTTCAACTTTTAAGAATAGCCATCACAATGCTGATAATTCATAATAATCCAGTttataaaattgcatttaaaatgcagtggATGCTGTCCTGACAATCATGTTGTACAGATCCGTGTTTGAATGTACGTGATTGTGAGGTGTTGGAACACTtgattaaaatacacaaaaaatgtaGTGgagcctttttcccccctcttatgTCATGTTATTCTGGCTACCATACTTTCTTAATAATCCTTTCAAGCTGCTgacttttcatttcatatttggCTGGAAGAacaaggcaaatatttttctttttaagccagcGTGGCTTCATGAATTAATTGTCTGGGTGGTCACGGAGGGGTATGTGTGGAAAGGGACTTGGACTACGGTGATGAAGTCCAAAGCTAGTCCTACTGCACAGCTTTCCTTTTACAGCAAACAGTCTTTGTGATAAGCTGTCGTTAACCATCATCTGCTAGCCACATTGTGTCCTTTGGACTGCTTCCTATTATTTCATGgatttctgaaagctgttttgtGTCTGCCGC is part of the Chroicocephalus ridibundus chromosome 12, bChrRid1.1, whole genome shotgun sequence genome and encodes:
- the PEDS1 gene encoding plasmanylethanolamine desaturase 1 isoform X2, coding for MLPRAAALAPGSSAGPGRRSPPPAGLEEEEPRGRAMASGGAESVPRRAEAAGPQAEAAEEPEGGSRRWGAQHAGARELAELYSPVAGVITADFLSGLFHWGADTWGSVELPIVGKAFIRPFREHHIDPTAITRHDFIETNGDNCFMTLVPLANMAYKFVSFSPEALYETCPWECYVFALIIFITMTNQIHKWSHTYFGLPRWVIFLQDWHVILPRKHHRIHHVSPHETYFCITTGWLNYPLEKIRFWRCLENIIQAVTGEKPRADDMKWAQKIK
- the PEDS1 gene encoding plasmanylethanolamine desaturase 1 isoform X1; amino-acid sequence: MLPRAAALAPGSSAGPGRRSPPPAGLEEEEPRGRAMASGGAESVPRRAEAAGPQAEAAEEPEGGSRRWGAQHAGARELAELYSPGKRLQEWISVILCFSLICFNFYNLLFYLRLEHTPSVIFGIFAGVITADFLSGLFHWGADTWGSVELPIVGKAFIRPFREHHIDPTAITRHDFIETNGDNCFMTLVPLANMAYKFVSFSPEALYETCPWECYVFALIIFITMTNQIHKWSHTYFGLPRWVIFLQDWHVILPRKHHRIHHVSPHETYFCITTGWLNYPLEKIRFWRCLENIIQAVTGEKPRADDMKWAQKIK